The following are encoded in a window of Podospora pseudoanserina strain CBS 124.78 chromosome 6, whole genome shotgun sequence genomic DNA:
- a CDS encoding hypothetical protein (EggNog:ENOG503NXK9; MEROPS:MER0043475; COG:F) → MAPIRLAILEADTPVPQANEKYKGYLGIFTHLFRRAVDPEPLESILTITGHDIVAFPSTAYPDLDSIDAVLITGSKYNSFDNDDWILSLVEFTRKALIHPRVKVIGVCFGHQIVARAMGCLVQRSDKGWEVSVTETTLTDKGKQIFGNHQSLKIQQMHRDQVYGIPAGAQLLASTEKCPNHGFLVPNRVITIQGHPEFTSEIMNEILVLRHGTGLFTDEVYESGVQRNGDHHDGVDVTKVFIQFLQDEFDEEEDPAQK, encoded by the exons aTGGCACCCATCcgcctcgccatcctcgaaGCCGACACTCCGGTCCCCCAAGCCAACGAAAAGTACAAGGGCTACCTCGGCATTTTTACTCACCTCTTCAGACGTGCTGTGGACCCTGAACCTCTTGAATCAATTTTGACCATCACGGGCCATGACATTGTCGCCTTTCCCTCCACCGCCTACCCCGACCTCGACTCGATAGACGCAGTCCTTATCACCGGCTCAAAGTACAACTCGTTCGATAATGACGACTGGATACTGTCCCTGGTGGAATTTACCCGCAAAGCTCTCATCCATCCCCGCGTAAAAGTAATAGGCGTCTGCTTCGGGCATCAGATCGTGGCCAGGGCAATGGGATGTCTCGTTCAACGAAGTGacaaggggtgggaggtctCAGTGACGGAAACGACTCTCACAGACAAGGGAAAGCAGATATTTGGAAACCACCAAAGTCTT AAAATCCAACAAATGCACCGCGACCAAGTCTACGGCATCCCCGCTGGCGCCCAACTCCTCGCCTCCACCGAAAAGTGCCCCAACCACGGCTTCCTCGTTCCCAACCGTGTCATTACCATCCAAGGCCACCCGGAATTCACCTCTGAAATCATGAACGAAATCCTCGTCTTGCGGCACGGCACCGGCTTGTTTACTGACGAAGTGTACGAGTCTGGCGTGCAGCGCAATGGCGATCACCACGACGGGGTGGATGTCACGAAAGTGTTTATCCAATTTCTTCAGGACGAGttcgatgaagaggaagatccAGCGCAAAAATAG
- the PPX1 gene encoding Exopolyphosphatase (COG:C; EggNog:ENOG503P0WK) → MAQRVSLKSFLATARKALTAPPSQRPNPLTFVVGNESADLDSICSAVLYAYFRTHAPSSQSVLHIPLSNLPRADLALRAELNAIFPPSFNSVTPDDLITLSDLPSPSDLPPSATKWYLVDHNVLTGDLTKRGYDKFVVGCVDHHDDEGIIPSHAQPRVFAKCGSCMSLVLSQCQPIWDQLQSHQEIDEELARVAMAPILIDTVKLTSKDKTTDWDVNAAAYAEEKLVATLSVARSNRQRYDREKYFDHLSELKDSILHLSYRDILRKDYKKWTDGSLNLGVSTIVQGFETCLAEVGDKQTFLAALKDWAKEQQLDIAAVMTVSKPGGVFTRELLVWGLGGQDAVKVARRFAEKNGGSLGLEKWNNGELDGEEGGEWRACWRQMDVGSSRKQVAPMLREVMKESARL, encoded by the exons ATGGCACAGAGGGTGTCCCTCAAGTCATTTCTGGCTACAGCCCGCAAGGCACTCACGGCACCTCCATCTCAAAGACCGAATCCTCTCACTTTTGTGGTAGGAAATGAGTCTGCTG ACCTGGATTCAATCTGCTCAGCCGTCCTCTATGCCTACTTCCGCACCCATGCCCCTTCATCCCAGTCAGTTCTCCACATCCcgctctccaacctcccccgtGCCGACCTTGCCCTCCGTGCTGAGCTCAACGCaatcttccccccctccttcaatTCAGTCACCCCAGACGACCTGATCACCCTCTCCGACCTCCCTTCACCTTCTGATCTgccaccatcagcaacaaaATGGTACCTAGTCGATCACAACGTCCTCACCGGCGACCTCACTAAGCGCGGTTATGACAAATTCGTCGTAGGCTGCGTCGACCACCACGATGACGAGGGcatcatcccctcccacgCCCAACCAAGAGTATTCGCCAAATGCGGCAGCTGCATGAGTCTCGTTCTCTCACAGTGCCAACCAATCTGGGATCAGCTCCAAAGCCACCAAGAAATCGACGAGGAACTGGCCAGGGTGGCCATGGCTCCCATCTTGATCGACACTGTCAAACTCACTTCAAAAGATAAGACCACAGACTGGGATGTCAATGCCGCAGCGTAtgcggaggagaagcttgttGCCACTCTCAGTGTTGCCAGGTCAAACAGGCAAAGATACGACAGAGAGAAGTATTTTGATCATCTTTCGGAGCTGAAGGATAGTATCCTTCACCTGTCCTACCGCGACATTCTCAGAAAGGATTACAAAAAGTGGACCGATGGGTCGTTGAACTTGGGGGTATCAACCATTGTTCAGGGCTTTGAGACTTGCTTGGCTGAGGTGGGGGATAAGCAGACGTTCTTGGCTGCTCTTAAGGACTGGGccaaggagcagcagctggaTATTGCGGCGGTTATGACAGTCTCCAAGCCGGGCGGTGTCTTTACGAGGGAGCTGcttgtttgggggttgggtggtcaGGACGCTGTGAAGGTCGCGAGAAGATTTGCCGAGAAGAATGGGGGGTCACTGGGGCTGGAGAAGTGGAACAATGGAGAactggatggggaggagggtggtgagtggAGGGCGTGTTGGAGGCAGATGGATGTTGGGAGTAGCAGAAAGCAGGTGGCTCCCATGTTGAGAGAGGTCATGAAGGAGTCTGCGAGGTTGtaa